The following are from one region of the Thermoflexus sp. genome:
- a CDS encoding ATP-binding protein, which yields MHREPSPPVPGTSPPVSPAPGATRAEAGAALPAEAGPEACPYCGGLGYVSYDVPPGHPLFGRAVLCVCQAERQAGELRQRIRSASPLRVLQDKRFETFLPDGLGLPPDQARSVRRAWERARAFAEHPEGWLVLRGGTGCGKTHLAAAIAHRLLERGVPALFIHVPDLLDELRATFHPESESSYEKRFWELREAPVLILDDLGAQQSTPWAQEKLFQLLDWRYNARLPTVITTNLSMEALEPRLRSRLQDPRLVEIIVILAPDFRQGTPSTGSDLNLLPLLREMTFETFRDRPELSPRERDNLREAVRMARAYAEDPHGWLVLAGPYGSGKTHLAAAIAHVVASRGIPALFVGVPDLLDWLRAAFHPKSDQPYDQRFDEVKRAPFLVLDDLGTESATPWAREKLYQLLNYRYLAGAPTVITTATPLEHLDARIAARLSDETRVTVITLDLPPYRTPLRRREPRRAGREP from the coding sequence GTGCACCGCGAACCCTCTCCTCCTGTTCCCGGGACCTCTCCTCCCGTATCGCCGGCTCCTGGAGCGACCCGCGCGGAAGCGGGGGCTGCCCTCCCCGCTGAGGCAGGCCCGGAGGCCTGCCCTTACTGCGGGGGGCTGGGATATGTCTCTTACGATGTGCCCCCCGGCCATCCGTTGTTCGGTCGAGCGGTGCTCTGTGTATGCCAGGCCGAGCGGCAGGCGGGCGAGCTCCGCCAGCGGATCCGCTCCGCCAGCCCCCTGCGGGTGCTCCAGGACAAGCGCTTTGAGACTTTCCTCCCCGATGGGCTGGGACTGCCTCCGGACCAGGCTCGAAGCGTCCGGCGGGCCTGGGAACGGGCACGAGCCTTCGCGGAACACCCGGAGGGTTGGCTGGTGCTTCGCGGGGGAACCGGATGCGGCAAAACCCACCTGGCCGCGGCCATCGCCCATCGCCTCCTGGAACGAGGGGTGCCCGCCCTCTTCATCCATGTGCCGGATCTCCTGGACGAACTGCGGGCGACCTTCCATCCAGAATCCGAAAGCTCCTATGAGAAGCGGTTCTGGGAGCTGCGAGAAGCCCCTGTGCTGATCCTGGATGACCTGGGCGCTCAGCAAAGCACGCCCTGGGCCCAGGAGAAACTGTTCCAGCTTCTGGACTGGCGCTACAACGCTCGTCTCCCAACCGTGATCACGACCAACCTTTCCATGGAAGCCCTCGAGCCTCGCCTGCGCTCCCGGCTTCAGGATCCCCGCCTGGTGGAAATCATCGTAATCCTCGCCCCGGACTTCCGGCAGGGCACGCCTTCCACCGGGTCGGATCTCAATCTTCTTCCATTGCTACGGGAAATGACCTTCGAAACCTTCCGCGATCGGCCAGAGCTCTCCCCCCGCGAGCGGGATAATTTGCGGGAAGCCGTCCGGATGGCCCGGGCTTACGCCGAGGACCCCCATGGCTGGCTGGTCCTGGCCGGCCCCTATGGCTCCGGCAAGACCCATCTGGCCGCCGCCATCGCCCACGTCGTCGCCTCCCGGGGGATCCCTGCCCTCTTCGTGGGGGTGCCAGATCTCCTGGACTGGCTGCGGGCCGCTTTCCACCCGAAAAGCGATCAGCCCTACGACCAGCGCTTTGACGAGGTGAAACGGGCACCGTTCCTGGTGCTGGACGATCTGGGAACCGAGAGCGCCACCCCATGGGCGCGGGAGAAACTGTATCAGCTCCTGAATTATCGCTATCTGGCGGGCGCGCCCACGGTGATCACCACCGCAACTCCGCTGGAACATCTGGACGCGCGGATCGCCGCGCGACTGAGCGATGAGACGCGGGTGACCGTGATCACCCTGGATCTCCCCCCCTACCGCACCCCTCTCCGGCGTCGCGAGCCCCGCCGTGCGGGACGGGAGCCATGA
- a CDS encoding DnaD domain protein, with amino-acid sequence MVPIPEVFFTELLPQIEHPGELRVTLACLYHLARRSGPLRYVRRSELETDPALTNALSAAEIRESLNRAVARGTLLHVRLEEDGRTDDLYFLNTPRGRMAYEAIRRGDRPSSLDLGESAVLVADRPNLFALYEQNIGLLTPLIAQELEEAAKTYPAEWIEEAIRIAVSRNIRRWSYVRRILERWAIEGREAGGMDETHRRRVVESWKKLRR; translated from the coding sequence ATGGTGCCGATCCCAGAAGTCTTCTTCACGGAATTGCTCCCCCAGATCGAGCACCCCGGGGAACTGCGGGTCACGCTGGCCTGCCTCTACCACCTGGCTCGCCGGAGCGGGCCCCTGCGCTACGTCCGGCGATCGGAACTGGAAACGGATCCCGCCCTGACAAACGCGCTCTCCGCCGCTGAGATCCGGGAGAGCCTGAACCGGGCCGTGGCTCGAGGGACGCTCCTGCACGTCCGCCTGGAGGAGGACGGGCGGACCGATGATCTATATTTCCTCAACACCCCCAGGGGGCGCATGGCTTACGAAGCCATCCGCCGGGGGGATCGCCCTTCCAGTCTGGATCTGGGGGAGTCAGCAGTGCTGGTGGCCGATCGCCCCAATCTCTTCGCGCTTTATGAGCAGAATATCGGGCTGCTGACCCCGCTGATCGCTCAGGAGCTGGAAGAAGCCGCGAAGACCTACCCGGCGGAATGGATCGAGGAAGCCATCCGGATCGCGGTCTCCCGCAACATCCGCCGCTGGTCCTATGTCCGACGGATCCTGGAACGATGGGCTATAGAAGGTCGGGAGGCTGGAGGGATGGATGAAACACATCGGCGACGTGTTGTCGAGTCGTGGAAAAAGCTCCGGCGTTGA
- the dnaB gene encoding replicative DNA helicase: MPDLEQVEQVPLAPHNLEAEEAVLGAVLLDPELMHTLATMLRPEDFFLEKHRWIWEAYLALHDRREAIDPVTVADELERQGRLQEAGGRGFLIGLAARVPTTVHAMDYARLVERDSIRRRLLEAASQIARMAYEDAHGDVDELLDRAEAALFAVAQRRLIRDVQSIRDLLRTYYEHIEYLYEHRGEPLGIPTGFRDLDRLLGGLQRSDLVIVAARPGVGKTSLLLSFALNAAKRYRQRVAIFSLEMSAEQVVHRLVAQETGIEGQRLRLGELREDEWPRFVHAVSTLSELPIWIDDTPAISAMQLRAKARRLYAEHGLDMLIVDYLQLMTADIRAENRVQEISYISRALKSLARELNIPVVAASQLSRAVEQRHDKRPILADLRESGSIEQDSDVVIFIYRDEIYNPDTDRKNIAEIIVAKHRNGPLGTIELYFRPSQAQFIDLHKQEIRL; encoded by the coding sequence ATGCCTGATCTCGAGCAAGTGGAACAGGTCCCCCTGGCGCCTCATAACCTGGAGGCGGAAGAGGCGGTCCTGGGCGCTGTGCTCCTGGATCCAGAGCTCATGCATACGCTGGCGACGATGTTGCGGCCGGAGGACTTCTTCCTGGAAAAACACCGCTGGATCTGGGAGGCCTATCTGGCCTTGCACGATCGCCGGGAGGCGATCGACCCGGTCACGGTGGCCGATGAGCTGGAGCGCCAGGGACGTCTCCAGGAAGCCGGCGGGCGGGGCTTCCTGATCGGCCTGGCCGCGCGGGTTCCCACCACAGTGCACGCGATGGACTACGCTCGCCTGGTGGAACGGGATTCGATCCGCCGACGCCTGCTGGAGGCCGCATCCCAGATCGCCCGGATGGCCTACGAGGATGCCCACGGCGATGTAGATGAGTTGCTGGACCGGGCGGAAGCCGCCCTCTTCGCCGTGGCCCAGCGTCGCCTGATCCGCGATGTCCAGTCCATCCGGGATCTCCTGCGAACCTATTACGAGCACATCGAGTATCTCTACGAACATCGCGGGGAGCCCCTGGGGATTCCCACCGGGTTCCGGGATCTGGATCGATTGCTGGGGGGCCTGCAGCGCTCGGATCTGGTGATCGTGGCCGCCCGGCCGGGAGTGGGCAAAACCTCCCTCCTGCTCTCCTTCGCCCTGAACGCCGCCAAACGTTACCGGCAGCGGGTCGCCATCTTCTCCCTGGAGATGTCCGCTGAACAGGTCGTCCATCGCCTGGTGGCTCAGGAGACCGGGATCGAGGGGCAGCGCCTGCGTCTGGGAGAGCTACGGGAGGACGAGTGGCCGCGCTTTGTCCACGCCGTGAGCACGCTATCGGAGCTGCCCATCTGGATCGATGATACGCCGGCCATCTCCGCCATGCAGCTGCGGGCGAAAGCGCGCCGGCTTTACGCCGAGCACGGACTGGATATGCTGATCGTGGACTATCTGCAGCTGATGACCGCCGATATCCGGGCGGAGAACCGGGTGCAGGAGATCTCTTACATCTCCCGCGCGCTGAAGAGCCTGGCCCGGGAGCTCAACATCCCGGTGGTGGCGGCCTCCCAGCTTTCCCGCGCTGTCGAACAGCGCCACGATAAGCGCCCGATACTGGCGGATCTCCGCGAAAGCGGCAGCATTGAGCAGGATTCGGATGTGGTGATCTTCATCTACCGGGATGAGATTTATAATCCAGATACGGACCGCAAGAACATCGCGGAGATCATTGTGGCCAAACACCGGAACGGCCCGCTGGGGACCATCGAGCTGTATTTCCGGCCCTCTCAAGCTCAGTTCATCGACCTGCATAAGCAGGAGATCCGGCTGTGA
- a CDS encoding bifunctional nuclease family protein gives MIEVVIDSIRASLMSQHRVIILRERESDRYLPIWIGPYEAEAINIELQQIEVARPLTHDLLKNVITEMGGTVLYVVVNDLRNDTFYARIVIQMDSRRLEIDSRPSDAIALAVRARVPIYVDEDVMERAGVNPREEEIESESLESPEAKLEESPFRDLIESLDLDDLGEAGEE, from the coding sequence ATGATTGAAGTGGTGATCGACAGCATCCGCGCCAGCCTGATGTCCCAGCACCGGGTGATCATCCTGCGGGAACGGGAGAGCGATCGCTACCTTCCGATCTGGATCGGCCCCTATGAGGCGGAGGCCATCAATATCGAGCTGCAACAGATCGAAGTCGCCCGCCCCCTGACCCACGATCTGCTGAAGAACGTCATCACCGAAATGGGGGGGACTGTCCTCTACGTGGTGGTCAATGACCTCCGCAACGACACCTTCTACGCCCGCATTGTGATCCAGATGGATTCCCGGCGTCTGGAGATCGATTCCCGACCCAGCGACGCCATCGCCCTCGCAGTCCGGGCCAGGGTCCCCATCTACGTTGACGAAGATGTAATGGAACGGGCGGGAGTCAACCCGCGCGAAGAGGAAATCGAAAGCGAAAGCCTCGAAAGCCCCGAGGCCAAGCTAGAGGAATCCCCCTTCCGCGACCTGATTGAATCCCTCGACCTGGATGATCTGGGGGAAGCCGGGGAGGAATAA